One window from the genome of Pedococcus badiiscoriae encodes:
- a CDS encoding (2Fe-2S)-binding protein, with product MSEPATEELLDLTVTVNGVPRHAKAPARRLLSDFLRHDLRLTGTHVGCEHGVCGACTVLVDGRPMRSCLMFAVTAQAHAITTVEGLGTIDSMGPVQQAFTECHGLQCGFCTPGFLTTITAYLDDHPHPTAEEARDAISGNLCRCTGYQNIVKSVLRAAELKSETTAGPA from the coding sequence ATGAGCGAACCGGCCACGGAGGAGCTGCTCGACCTGACGGTCACCGTCAACGGGGTGCCGCGGCATGCCAAGGCTCCGGCCCGTCGGCTGCTGTCGGACTTCCTGCGCCACGACCTGCGGCTCACCGGCACCCACGTCGGCTGCGAGCACGGGGTCTGCGGCGCCTGCACGGTCCTCGTCGACGGCCGGCCCATGCGCTCCTGCCTGATGTTCGCGGTCACCGCCCAGGCCCACGCGATCACGACCGTCGAGGGGCTCGGCACCATCGACTCCATGGGTCCGGTCCAGCAGGCGTTCACCGAGTGCCATGGTCTGCAGTGCGGCTTCTGCACCCCCGGGTTCCTGACCACCATCACGGCCTACCTCGACGACCACCCCCACCCGACCGCCGAGGAGGCCCGCGACGCCATCTCGGGCAACCTGTGTCGCTGCACCGGTTACCAGAACATCGTGAAGTCCGTGCTGCGCGCCGCCGAGCTGAAGTCCGAGACCACGGCGGGACCCGCATGA
- the cutA gene encoding aerobic carbon-monoxide dehydrogenase large subunit — protein sequence MTTQLFGARVARKEDPRLVTGGGRYLDDMGHGALAAAFVRSPHAHARILDIDVSDAFEIDGLVGIWTHEDLPGKVGEPLPLLIPHPTLTHGRTQFALARDEVNYVGEAIVMVVARDRYIAEDVCQRIRVDYELLTPVVGIANARDGSALVHEDVPGNVACRMLQEVGDVDAAIDAAPHVLELELDIERSACMPMEGKGVLARWDTDKGELRIFSSTQTSTGVRAAVAAKLDLPLAKVECIAPDVGGGFGVKINHPWPEEVLIPWAARLLEQEVKWTEDRREHFISSAHERGQLQQVRVGFDDEGRILGLDVKFWHDNGAYTPYGIIVPIITSTQLLGPYKPGAYRCEFWSLYTNTVLVTPYRGAGRPQGCFAMERTMDAIADSLGIDRAEVRSRNFILPSEMPYDHGLLFQDGRPLKYDSGDFPASLAKLKALVGWDDFAAYRAQAEAEGRRVGLGIGCYVEGTGVGPYEGGHIQIETSGRVNVSTGLTSQGQGHETAFAQIVAQELGVPLDDVFVTTGDTRRMPYAVGTFASRAAVTSGNAIALAARAVRAKALRIAADALEVSAEDLEIVDGIVQVKGAPGTRMSLGTISVMSNPLRYAFDDAAKAATQFAGNTDLSKPPVADDDEPGLEGRDFYSPPQATFANGMHAAIVETDPVTAEIRILRYCVIHDCGTMINPLIVEGQVHGGVAQGVGGALYERMVYDESGQLLNASFMDFLMPYASEVPFVETDHLETPSPLNPLGIKGAGEAGCIPVTAVIASAIEDAEGFPITSMPISPVELWELRQRHARGEIPSLARTRHNPSQQEAR from the coding sequence ATGACGACCCAGCTGTTCGGAGCGCGGGTGGCACGCAAGGAGGACCCGCGCCTGGTCACCGGCGGGGGTCGCTACCTCGACGACATGGGTCACGGCGCCCTGGCCGCCGCGTTCGTGCGCAGCCCGCACGCCCATGCCCGGATCCTCGACATCGACGTCAGTGACGCGTTCGAGATCGACGGCCTGGTCGGCATCTGGACCCATGAGGACCTGCCGGGCAAGGTCGGCGAACCGCTGCCGCTGCTCATCCCCCACCCCACCCTCACCCACGGGCGCACGCAGTTCGCCCTGGCTCGCGACGAGGTCAACTACGTCGGGGAGGCGATCGTCATGGTGGTCGCCCGCGACCGCTACATCGCCGAGGACGTGTGCCAGCGGATCCGGGTCGACTACGAGCTGCTCACCCCGGTCGTGGGGATCGCCAACGCCCGCGACGGGTCGGCGCTGGTCCACGAGGACGTGCCCGGCAACGTCGCCTGCCGCATGCTCCAGGAGGTCGGTGACGTCGATGCGGCCATCGACGCCGCGCCCCACGTCCTCGAGCTGGAGCTCGACATCGAGCGCAGCGCCTGCATGCCGATGGAGGGCAAGGGCGTCCTGGCCCGCTGGGACACCGACAAGGGCGAGCTGCGCATCTTCTCCTCCACGCAGACCTCGACGGGCGTGCGGGCCGCCGTGGCCGCCAAGCTCGACCTGCCGCTCGCGAAGGTCGAGTGCATCGCCCCCGACGTGGGCGGCGGCTTCGGGGTCAAGATCAACCACCCGTGGCCCGAGGAGGTCCTGATCCCTTGGGCCGCAAGGCTCCTCGAGCAGGAGGTGAAGTGGACCGAGGACCGACGCGAGCACTTCATCTCCAGTGCCCACGAGCGCGGCCAGCTGCAGCAGGTCCGGGTCGGGTTCGACGACGAGGGCCGCATCCTCGGCCTTGACGTCAAGTTCTGGCACGACAACGGCGCCTACACCCCGTACGGCATCATCGTGCCGATCATCACCAGCACCCAGCTGCTCGGTCCCTACAAGCCGGGCGCCTACCGCTGCGAGTTCTGGTCGCTCTACACCAACACGGTGCTCGTGACCCCCTACCGGGGCGCGGGACGCCCGCAGGGCTGCTTCGCCATGGAACGCACCATGGATGCCATCGCGGACAGTCTCGGGATCGACCGGGCGGAGGTGCGTTCGCGCAACTTCATCCTCCCGAGCGAGATGCCCTACGACCACGGGCTGCTCTTCCAGGACGGACGACCCCTGAAGTACGACTCGGGCGACTTCCCCGCCTCCCTGGCCAAGCTGAAGGCACTCGTCGGCTGGGACGACTTCGCGGCATACCGCGCGCAGGCCGAGGCCGAGGGCAGGCGCGTCGGTCTGGGCATCGGCTGCTACGTCGAGGGCACCGGGGTCGGCCCCTACGAGGGTGGACACATCCAGATCGAGACCAGTGGGCGCGTCAACGTGTCCACCGGCCTCACGTCGCAGGGCCAGGGGCACGAGACCGCCTTCGCCCAGATCGTCGCCCAGGAGCTGGGTGTCCCCCTCGACGATGTCTTCGTCACGACCGGCGACACCCGCCGCATGCCGTATGCCGTGGGGACGTTCGCCTCCCGTGCCGCGGTGACGAGCGGCAACGCGATCGCCCTGGCGGCGCGTGCCGTCCGGGCCAAGGCACTGCGCATCGCGGCGGACGCCCTGGAGGTCTCGGCGGAGGACCTCGAGATCGTCGACGGCATCGTGCAGGTCAAGGGCGCCCCGGGCACCCGGATGTCGTTGGGCACGATCTCGGTGATGTCCAACCCGCTGCGCTACGCCTTCGACGACGCGGCCAAGGCAGCCACCCAGTTCGCGGGGAACACCGACCTCAGCAAGCCACCCGTGGCGGACGACGACGAGCCCGGCCTGGAGGGCAGGGACTTCTACTCCCCGCCCCAGGCCACCTTCGCGAACGGCATGCACGCGGCCATCGTCGAGACCGACCCGGTGACCGCCGAGATCCGGATCCTGCGCTACTGCGTCATCCACGACTGCGGCACCATGATCAACCCGCTGATCGTCGAGGGCCAGGTCCACGGCGGCGTCGCCCAGGGCGTGGGCGGGGCCCTCTACGAGCGGATGGTCTACGACGAGTCCGGGCAGCTGCTCAACGCCTCGTTCATGGACTTCCTGATGCCCTACGCCTCCGAGGTCCCGTTCGTCGAGACTGACCACCTCGAGACCCCCTCGCCCCTGAACCCGTTGGGGATCAAGGGCGCCGGCGAGGCCGGGTGCATTCCCGTCACGGCGGTCATCGCCTCGGCCATCGAGGACGCCGAGGGCTTCCCGATCACCTCGATGCCGATCTCCCCGGTCGAGCTGTGGGAGCTGCGCCAGCGGCACGCCCGCGGCGAGATCCCCTCACTGGCCCGCACGCGGCACAACCCATCGCAGCAGGAGGCACGATGA
- a CDS encoding carbon-nitrogen hydrolase family protein: protein MRAFTAAAIQLAPVPGPLSPESVRKNLDKCVDFTRRCVDATGAELVVLPESATTGFTPDCTTEELWDLVSDIPGPVTEPVQAVARDLGVYAVLGTYERGPERGVIYNSSVLIDRSGEVIGVYRKTHPFCTEHVDGGGWVTPGDTVTVCDTDLGRIGMIICFDGDYPELSRIQAVQGAEVICRPSALLRSADIWELTSRARAYDNHVFVIGANATGTDPAGVLYFGNSHIVTPTAHIAAKAASHEGWVSAVLDPATALSSLTPGSNIGQGFDHLRDRNLDLIRAHRDDLERPAQTSFPH, encoded by the coding sequence ATGCGCGCTTTCACGGCGGCTGCCATCCAGCTCGCACCCGTGCCCGGGCCGTTGTCCCCGGAGTCGGTGCGCAAGAACCTGGACAAGTGCGTCGACTTCACGCGACGCTGCGTCGACGCGACCGGGGCCGAGCTCGTCGTGCTCCCCGAGTCGGCGACCACCGGGTTCACCCCCGACTGCACCACCGAGGAGCTCTGGGACCTCGTCTCGGACATCCCGGGGCCGGTCACCGAACCCGTGCAGGCCGTGGCCCGCGACCTCGGTGTGTATGCCGTGCTGGGCACCTACGAGCGGGGGCCGGAGCGAGGCGTCATCTACAACTCCTCGGTGCTCATCGACCGGTCCGGCGAGGTGATCGGGGTCTACCGCAAGACGCACCCGTTCTGCACCGAGCACGTTGACGGTGGCGGTTGGGTCACGCCCGGCGACACGGTGACGGTCTGCGACACCGACCTGGGCAGGATCGGCATGATCATCTGCTTCGACGGCGACTACCCCGAGCTGTCGCGGATCCAGGCGGTGCAGGGCGCGGAGGTCATCTGCCGACCCAGCGCGCTGCTCCGGTCGGCCGACATCTGGGAGCTGACGTCGCGGGCGCGCGCCTACGACAACCACGTCTTCGTCATCGGCGCCAACGCCACCGGGACCGACCCGGCCGGGGTGCTCTACTTCGGGAACTCGCACATCGTGACACCCACCGCGCACATCGCCGCCAAGGCCGCCTCGCACGAGGGCTGGGTCTCGGCCGTGCTCGACCCGGCGACCGCCCTGTCGTCCCTCACGCCCGGCTCGAACATCGGCCAGGGTTTCGACCACCTGCGCGACCGCAACCTCGACCTGATCCGCGCCCACCGCGACGACCTCGAGCGCCCCGCGCAGACGTCCTTCCCCCACTGA
- a CDS encoding SRPBCC family protein — MKISGTAALRATPQQVWDAFHDPAVLARCLPGCESLTEVGRDEYAMVVTAGVAAIKGTYEGKVALLDPRHPEQFTMKAQGAGGPGTVDADVVVRLAPSASGGTDLGYDADAAVGGVIGGVGQRMLAGVTRKMAGQFFEAVDDDIAGVRKEDKKPKPVDVPSGPRPIEGVGTATAAFAGRPYAWGVVSGGVIALAGVIVGWAIGGR, encoded by the coding sequence ATGAAGATCTCCGGAACGGCCGCCCTCAGGGCGACCCCCCAACAGGTGTGGGACGCGTTCCACGACCCCGCGGTGCTCGCGCGCTGCCTGCCCGGCTGCGAGTCCCTCACCGAGGTGGGCCGCGACGAGTACGCGATGGTCGTGACCGCCGGCGTGGCGGCGATCAAGGGCACCTACGAGGGCAAGGTGGCGTTGCTCGACCCGCGGCACCCGGAGCAGTTCACGATGAAGGCGCAGGGCGCCGGAGGCCCGGGAACCGTCGACGCCGATGTCGTGGTCCGCCTCGCGCCTTCTGCCTCCGGTGGCACCGACCTGGGCTACGACGCCGACGCGGCGGTCGGTGGGGTGATCGGCGGTGTCGGTCAGCGGATGCTCGCCGGGGTGACCAGGAAGATGGCCGGGCAGTTCTTCGAGGCCGTCGACGACGACATCGCCGGCGTCCGCAAGGAGGACAAGAAGCCCAAGCCGGTCGACGTGCCGAGCGGTCCGCGACCCATCGAGGGCGTCGGCACCGCGACCGCCGCCTTCGCCGGCCGGCCCTACGCCTGGGGTGTCGTCTCCGGCGGGGTGATCGCGCTGGCCGGGGTTATCGTGGGATGGGCGATCGGAGGACGTTGA